Part of the Pseudodesulfovibrio mercurii genome is shown below.
ATTGCGCCCGCGTGGGCGTGGAGCTCGGCGCGGACATCGTCAAGGTCAACTACACCGGCGACCCCGAATCCTTCGCCCGCGTGGTCGAGGGATGCTGCGTGCCCGTGGTCATCGCGGGCGGCCCCAAGCTCGACTCCGAACGCGACCTCGTCCAGATGGTCTACGACTCCATCCAGGCGGGCGGCTCCGGCCTGTCCGTGGGCCGGAACATCTTCCAGCACCCCCACCCGGCCAAGATCGTGGCCGCCCTCAACAAGGTCGTCCACGAAAACTGGACCGTCGACGCCGCCATGGAGCTGCTGTAGGCAAGGAATGCCTCCGGCGGCCGGGGAGAGGAGAGGGAAACCCTTTGAAAAGGGTTGTCCCTCTCCCCTATCGCGGCTGTCGCCATCTCTAAGGCTCGAAGACTCGCCAAGAGCTGCCGCTCCCCCGGCCCCCCATCCCCTCTCCCTTCCTAAACTTTCTGGCGCCGCTTCGCGGGGTGCAAGGGAGATGGGAAGGCCTGTCGCCTTGCCTGACGATATGCGAAGAGAAAGATTTGACCGCAATAAAGCACGGCCAAACGCGAACGCACGCCCCTGCCGAAGGCACACAAAAAGTTTGGGAGATTCTTAAGAACCTTTTTCAAAAGGTTCTTAAGCCGTCGGAGACGCCCCGCCGGCGAGGCGCGCTTCCGTCCTAGCCGTCGAATTCGACCTGGACGGTGTCGAGGTAATGGGCGAGAGTGTTCATGTGCCGTTCCAACGCGCCGGGATCGCGCTGCTGGGCGGCCAGCTCGATGTCGTGGCCGATGCGGCCCATGCCCTTGAACCCGTACCCGCTGCCGGTGCCGCGAGTGGTGTGACCCAGCCGGACCAGGGTTTCGAAATCCCGGACGTTCAGGGCGTCGCGCATCTGTTCGAGGTCCTGTCGCGACACGGCAAAGAACCGATCCAGCAATTGCTCCAGATCGGGCGGTATCCGCTCGACTTCCGGGTACTCGGGCATGGGTCTATTTCCTTGGTGCAGCACGCTGCACTTGGTTGAACATGTGAAAATC
Proteins encoded:
- a CDS encoding Hpt domain-containing protein, whose protein sequence is MPEYPEVERIPPDLEQLLDRFFAVSRQDLEQMRDALNVRDFETLVRLGHTTRGTGSGYGFKGMGRIGHDIELAAQQRDPGALERHMNTLAHYLDTVQVEFDG